From a single Alkalihalophilus pseudofirmus genomic region:
- a CDS encoding FecCD family ABC transporter permease gives MRQSFIQRYLANNHFIAYTAVLIFCFTAFIISIGKGSVELPFSTVIHIVLQEGLHIPLNAVLDPMHVNIVMEIRLPRTLLAMMVGACLAVAGAAFQGFLKNPLADPYTLGVSSGAAVGAVVVLFFGISLPIIGQFTLPFVSIISGFLTLFLVIGFARIVQRSMSAETIILAGIIFSSFLGAFISLMISLTGDELRQIINWLMGSVAMRGWPYVYMIVPCFLIGFIMLFFNRHELNALAFGEETARQLGVNLKVRKLTILLGATIVTGGAVAVSGTIGFVGLVIPHLTRLLWGSDHKHLIPLSMFVGAGFLALTDLTARTVLAPTELPIGVITAIIGGPVFALILLKQRKIGR, from the coding sequence TTGCGTCAGTCATTTATCCAGAGGTATTTGGCGAATAATCACTTTATTGCCTATACAGCAGTACTAATATTTTGTTTTACAGCGTTTATCATAAGCATCGGAAAGGGAAGTGTTGAACTTCCCTTTTCTACCGTTATACACATCGTTTTACAAGAAGGATTACATATACCGCTCAATGCAGTCCTAGATCCTATGCATGTGAATATCGTGATGGAAATCAGGCTTCCGAGGACGCTGCTTGCTATGATGGTCGGCGCTTGTTTAGCCGTTGCTGGAGCAGCCTTTCAAGGTTTTCTTAAAAATCCCCTTGCTGATCCTTATACATTAGGGGTTTCATCAGGGGCTGCAGTTGGTGCGGTGGTCGTATTATTTTTTGGCATCAGCTTGCCGATTATTGGTCAGTTCACATTACCTTTTGTCAGTATTATTTCAGGCTTTTTGACTCTATTTTTAGTTATAGGGTTTGCTAGAATCGTTCAGCGTTCGATGTCGGCTGAGACGATTATTTTAGCAGGAATTATTTTCAGCTCGTTTTTAGGCGCATTTATCTCCTTGATGATTTCATTAACAGGTGATGAGCTGCGGCAGATTATTAATTGGCTGATGGGCAGTGTGGCTATGCGAGGATGGCCCTATGTATACATGATTGTTCCTTGTTTTCTAATTGGTTTTATTATGTTGTTTTTTAACCGGCATGAACTCAATGCACTAGCATTTGGTGAAGAAACAGCCCGTCAATTAGGTGTGAACTTAAAGGTGCGTAAATTGACCATATTACTTGGTGCTACAATCGTTACAGGAGGTGCAGTAGCTGTTTCAGGCACGATTGGATTCGTAGGTTTAGTCATTCCGCATCTGACGAGATTGCTTTGGGGAAGCGACCATAAGCATTTGATTCCGCTCTCAATGTTTGTGGGTGCAGGATTTTTAGCCTTAACGGATCTAACGGCAAGAACAGTTTTAGCGCCAACAGAGCTGCCAATCGGAGTGATAACGGCGATTATAGGCGGGCCAGTATTTGCGCTTATTTTGTTAAAACAACGCAAGATTGGAAGATAA
- the cobD gene encoding threonine-phosphate decarboxylase CobD translates to MSLPDHGANPKIFTKALGVAYEEGSIDFSVNTNPLGISNYANLTQSDLKDAISAYPEPHAEQLTETLAKHLKVDKSRLLAGNGAAELIFHLAHLYQGKKVLLIEPAFSEYRDACEANGCEMESIVLEDPWKIDLRQLEGRLNEVDLMFLCAPNNPTGTTYEIEEIRAILNLAAQHNTMVVIDEAFYDFQESKQTIIKEIEQCNHLIILRSMTKMYGIAGVRLGYMAASPSIIQQIRNIQPPWSVNGLAQRIGLNLLQDSLFVNETAAYIKKERLQMMTELRRMDFCVSDSVVNFYLLSEKDKRDLRPLMIFLIEHKIIPRHTYSFNGLNGRYLRLAVKTREENAALLSVLKKWRDQSC, encoded by the coding sequence ATGTCCTTACCTGACCACGGCGCCAACCCTAAGATTTTTACGAAAGCATTAGGAGTGGCTTATGAAGAAGGCTCAATCGATTTTAGTGTAAACACGAACCCTTTAGGTATAAGCAATTATGCGAACCTTACTCAAAGTGATCTTAAAGACGCAATAAGTGCTTATCCAGAACCTCATGCTGAACAATTAACAGAAACTCTAGCGAAGCATCTAAAGGTTGATAAGAGCAGGCTGTTAGCAGGAAACGGAGCGGCAGAATTAATCTTTCATTTGGCCCATCTTTATCAAGGGAAAAAGGTGCTGTTGATAGAACCTGCGTTCAGTGAATATAGAGATGCATGTGAGGCTAATGGCTGTGAAATGGAATCGATCGTGTTAGAGGACCCCTGGAAAATAGATCTCAGACAATTAGAGGGGCGTCTAAATGAGGTTGACCTAATGTTTCTATGTGCGCCTAATAATCCGACAGGAACCACATACGAGATAGAAGAAATCCGAGCAATCCTCAACTTGGCCGCACAACATAACACGATGGTTGTAATAGATGAAGCATTTTATGATTTCCAGGAGAGTAAGCAAACCATCATAAAGGAAATTGAACAATGTAATCATTTAATCATTTTACGATCGATGACTAAAATGTATGGAATTGCAGGTGTACGCCTCGGTTATATGGCTGCGTCTCCTTCAATCATCCAACAAATAAGAAATATTCAGCCGCCTTGGAGTGTGAACGGGCTGGCTCAGCGAATCGGGCTTAACCTCCTGCAGGATTCATTATTTGTAAATGAAACAGCTGCATACATAAAAAAAGAAAGGCTGCAGATGATGACAGAGCTTCGGAGAATGGACTTTTGCGTGTCTGATTCTGTCGTTAATTTTTACTTGCTTAGTGAAAAAGATAAGCGGGATCTTAGACCGCTTATGATCTTTTTAATTGAACATAAAATTATTCCTAGACATACGTACTCTTTTAATGGGTTGAATGGACGTTATTTAAGGCTAGCTGTCAAAACGAGGGAGGAAAATGCAGCTCTCTTATCTGTGTTAAAAAAATGGCGGGATCAATCATGCTAA
- a CDS encoding ABC transporter permease produces the protein MKVFKDLIMQKTTLVAIGALLLFQLVFGIVWLTSYSEVHQRTNLATIGVISERVEVKELLNLESQIDFNINYYEQLDSALADLQSNDIFLIIHFDDEFATNLATEQVSTLRYYINDANSLMVEGIVTPVMISVTAAVDKLNLLNSTANILGSLNMPQEQTEETLQVLASGIGSTVETLNPIETHAEKMIPLMVVLSSFVGSMVMAMFMNQSVISLRTKPCCKWKLYVSWLIVNLLSAIVIGLISGFIILLSNLSFNDFSFLNFWLFQSISLLSFMLITALFLILFNQLGMAINIFLLSTQLVTSGILVPQLFLTDFYQGLSNWLPATYMASGIYKILFTDMKVTGEITNLVISIALSLVAIFIVILIQSKLKEVKKNKVKSTVGI, from the coding sequence ATGAAGGTATTCAAAGATCTCATCATGCAAAAAACTACTCTTGTAGCAATTGGTGCTCTTTTATTATTCCAATTAGTTTTCGGTATAGTTTGGCTTACTAGTTATAGTGAAGTACATCAAAGAACTAATCTAGCCACAATTGGGGTCATTAGTGAGAGGGTTGAAGTTAAAGAATTGCTCAACCTGGAAAGCCAAATAGATTTCAATATTAACTATTATGAACAGTTGGACAGTGCCCTTGCTGACTTACAGAGTAACGATATTTTTTTGATCATTCATTTTGACGATGAATTTGCAACTAATTTAGCAACTGAACAAGTTTCTACTTTAAGATATTATATAAACGATGCAAACTCTTTAATGGTAGAGGGTATTGTCACACCGGTGATGATAAGTGTCACAGCAGCTGTTGATAAATTGAATTTACTCAATAGTACGGCTAACATATTGGGATCATTGAATATGCCTCAAGAACAAACTGAGGAAACGCTACAAGTCCTTGCATCTGGTATTGGTTCTACAGTAGAGACTCTAAATCCTATTGAAACGCATGCGGAGAAAATGATACCTCTTATGGTAGTGTTATCTTCATTTGTCGGTTCCATGGTGATGGCTATGTTTATGAATCAGTCAGTAATTTCCTTAAGGACAAAACCATGTTGTAAATGGAAATTGTATGTGTCATGGCTTATTGTAAATCTTCTCAGTGCTATTGTAATTGGATTGATTTCAGGTTTTATAATCTTACTCAGTAATTTGAGTTTTAATGATTTTAGTTTCTTAAATTTCTGGTTGTTCCAATCCATAAGCTTATTATCTTTTATGTTAATAACTGCTTTATTCTTGATATTGTTTAATCAGCTGGGGATGGCTATTAATATTTTTCTTTTGTCCACTCAATTGGTTACGTCAGGAATATTGGTTCCTCAGTTATTCTTAACAGATTTTTATCAAGGTCTTAGCAATTGGCTACCAGCAACTTATATGGCTTCTGGAATATATAAGATATTGTTTACTGATATGAAGGTAACTGGAGAGATCACGAATCTAGTCATATCGATAGCGCTTAGTTTAGTAGCAATATTTATTGTAATATTAATACAGTCGAAACTTAAAGAAGTAAAGAAAAATAAAGTGAAAAGTACTGTGGGTATTTAA
- a CDS encoding DUF421 domain-containing protein has protein sequence MEVLKESAIILARIITIFPLFLIVTQYMGKRSIGEMPIFDFLIIMTLANVVGADIADPKVDHIYTYLAIIVIPLIQRFIAYLSITHRKIGKNITFEPTLVIQDGKLLVENLKGIRYTIDNVLQMLRQKNIFDINEVKIAIIEANGQISVLKKDNKLGVTIEDMNVQKKSKSLSYPLIVEGKIYEDILIYLGLNRQWLIAELQKSRVAQVNRVFFASINDDQELHVSLNNEQQQMPTIYN, from the coding sequence ATGGAGGTCTTAAAAGAGTCAGCTATTATCTTAGCGAGAATTATTACGATTTTCCCCTTATTTTTAATAGTAACACAGTATATGGGCAAACGTTCGATTGGAGAAATGCCTATTTTCGATTTTCTTATCATTATGACCTTAGCCAATGTGGTAGGAGCAGACATTGCTGATCCCAAAGTTGATCATATTTATACATATTTAGCTATTATAGTGATTCCTCTAATACAAAGATTTATTGCCTATTTATCCATAACCCACCGGAAGATAGGGAAAAATATCACATTTGAACCCACATTAGTTATACAAGATGGAAAGCTTTTAGTGGAAAATTTAAAAGGAATTAGGTATACCATCGACAATGTGCTGCAAATGTTACGACAAAAAAATATTTTTGATATAAATGAGGTGAAAATAGCAATTATCGAAGCAAACGGTCAAATAAGTGTGTTGAAAAAAGATAATAAATTGGGAGTAACCATTGAGGATATGAATGTACAAAAGAAAAGTAAAAGTTTGTCATATCCCTTAATCGTAGAAGGGAAAATTTACGAAGATATCTTAATCTATTTAGGTTTAAATCGGCAATGGTTAATTGCTGAATTACAAAAAAGTCGGGTTGCTCAAGTAAATCGCGTCTTCTTCGCTTCCATTAATGATGACCAAGAACTTCACGTATCCTTAAACAATGAACAGCAGCAAATGCCGACTATTTACAACTAA
- a CDS encoding ABC transporter substrate-binding protein — MLKKWYAILAALMLAFVLTACGETTDTEESTEPVDTEEAGEENVESESGETGDFPRTVTDALGEEVVIEEKPEKIVSLIPSITETLFKIEQGEYVVGRTDWDNYPEEVLDIESVGDMNFDVERVLSLSPDLVLSHESNAHSSTEGLDQIRAAGIPVVVINDASSIDAVYEAITMIGEASGGDQEAASTIEEMKERFAAIEEKASEISEEDQVDVWVEVSDELYTAGSETFIDEMLTLIRANNIADTEQGWPQFTEEEVVTLNPQVIITTYGYYVENADEKIKERAAWQDVDAVKNERIYDVQSDEVTRSGPRLVKGVEELASVIYPEVFGE, encoded by the coding sequence ATGTTGAAAAAGTGGTATGCAATTCTTGCCGCACTTATGCTTGCTTTTGTTTTAACTGCTTGTGGGGAGACAACAGATACAGAGGAGAGTACTGAGCCTGTTGATACAGAAGAAGCAGGTGAAGAAAATGTTGAGAGTGAGAGTGGAGAAACGGGAGATTTTCCTAGAACTGTAACTGATGCTTTGGGAGAAGAGGTTGTTATTGAAGAGAAGCCTGAGAAAATTGTTTCCCTCATTCCTAGTATTACTGAGACATTGTTTAAAATTGAGCAAGGAGAATATGTGGTAGGTCGTACAGATTGGGACAACTATCCTGAAGAAGTCTTAGATATTGAGAGCGTAGGAGATATGAACTTTGATGTCGAGCGTGTCCTATCCCTTAGTCCTGATCTTGTTTTATCCCATGAATCAAATGCACATAGTTCAACTGAAGGATTAGATCAAATCCGTGCTGCTGGTATTCCGGTAGTTGTCATTAACGATGCCAGTTCCATTGATGCCGTATATGAGGCTATCACAATGATTGGAGAAGCATCTGGCGGAGATCAAGAAGCAGCTTCTACCATCGAAGAGATGAAAGAACGTTTTGCAGCTATTGAAGAAAAAGCTTCAGAAATTAGTGAGGAAGACCAGGTAGATGTATGGGTTGAAGTGTCAGATGAGTTATATACAGCTGGAAGCGAAACGTTTATTGATGAAATGCTTACTCTAATTCGTGCTAATAATATTGCTGATACGGAGCAGGGTTGGCCGCAATTTACTGAAGAGGAAGTAGTCACTTTGAATCCACAAGTGATTATTACAACTTACGGGTATTACGTTGAAAATGCTGATGAGAAAATTAAAGAACGTGCCGCTTGGCAAGATGTAGATGCCGTTAAAAATGAGCGTATTTATGATGTGCAATCTGATGAAGTCACAAGGTCAGGTCCGCGTCTTGTAAAAGGAGTAGAGGAACTTGCGTCAGTCATTTATCCAGAGGTATTTGGCGAATAA
- a CDS encoding cobyric acid synthase translates to MRGLMIQGTASDVGKSILCTALCRILYNRGIKVAPFKSQNMSNNSYVTASNEEIGRAQGIQAEAANVQASVFMNPILLKPTSDQEAEIVLLGKRQHTATGADYRETFYEKGLEAISFSLAELKKEYEFIVIEGAGSPVEMNLNDKELVNMKVAELADVPVVLVADIDRGGVFASIAGTLSLLSKEERSRVIGVVINKFRGDRALFESGEKWIEEHLNIPVLAVIPHLVNLRIEAEDSLALDQLKKHHSPQRESIDIAVIDLPYVSNHTDLEPLLSEEDVSLRFVQRGEELGYPDAVILPGTKSTIAAVSWLHETKLYEAIQTYAKDGGYLVGICGGYQLMGASIVDTAGTDTGIVGKKVNGLGLSPLETEFRKDKTTIQSSGELLHYREINNPTIRGYEIHLGETVYLTDEVVPFLRLNGKYEGVYGESGRIIGTYLHHLYFHDEWRNTWLNQLRDKKGFNKREVVSYEKLRGRAYDQLADSVLKELDLNSLLNRIETWEKR, encoded by the coding sequence ATGAGAGGATTAATGATTCAAGGAACGGCGTCAGATGTAGGTAAGAGCATACTTTGTACAGCCCTTTGCCGAATTCTTTATAATAGAGGGATTAAAGTTGCGCCATTTAAATCGCAGAATATGTCTAATAACTCTTATGTTACAGCTTCTAATGAAGAAATCGGACGAGCACAGGGCATACAAGCAGAAGCAGCTAACGTTCAAGCGAGCGTATTTATGAATCCCATTTTATTAAAGCCGACGAGCGATCAAGAAGCTGAAATCGTTCTATTAGGTAAAAGACAACATACAGCAACAGGTGCCGATTATCGAGAAACATTTTATGAAAAAGGGTTGGAAGCCATTTCTTTCTCTTTAGCTGAACTAAAGAAAGAGTATGAATTTATCGTAATAGAAGGGGCCGGAAGTCCTGTTGAGATGAATTTGAATGATAAAGAACTCGTTAATATGAAAGTCGCCGAGTTAGCCGATGTACCTGTCGTATTAGTCGCAGATATAGACCGCGGCGGTGTCTTTGCCTCTATTGCGGGAACACTTTCTTTATTAAGTAAAGAAGAAAGAAGCCGTGTAATCGGAGTAGTCATTAATAAGTTCCGAGGAGACCGTGCTTTATTTGAGAGCGGCGAAAAATGGATTGAGGAGCATCTGAATATCCCTGTATTAGCTGTGATTCCGCATCTTGTGAATCTTCGAATTGAAGCCGAAGATTCGCTTGCACTGGATCAACTTAAAAAGCATCACTCGCCACAGAGGGAGAGCATAGATATTGCTGTCATCGACCTCCCTTATGTATCAAATCATACCGACTTAGAACCTCTTTTATCTGAAGAAGATGTGTCTCTACGTTTTGTCCAAAGAGGAGAAGAGTTAGGTTATCCTGATGCTGTCATTCTGCCTGGCACTAAAAGCACTATCGCTGCTGTAAGCTGGCTGCATGAAACGAAGCTGTATGAAGCGATTCAGACGTATGCAAAAGATGGGGGATATCTTGTCGGGATATGCGGCGGTTATCAATTAATGGGAGCGTCGATTGTTGATACGGCTGGGACGGATACTGGAATAGTTGGAAAAAAAGTAAACGGGCTTGGCCTTTCTCCGCTTGAAACCGAATTCAGGAAAGATAAAACGACGATTCAATCATCAGGAGAGTTACTGCATTACCGGGAGATAAACAACCCAACCATTAGGGGCTATGAGATTCATTTAGGAGAAACTGTCTACTTAACAGATGAAGTGGTACCTTTCCTTAGATTAAACGGTAAATATGAAGGCGTATACGGGGAATCGGGACGCATAATCGGAACGTATCTGCATCATCTCTATTTCCATGACGAATGGCGGAATACATGGTTAAATCAACTAAGAGATAAGAAAGGGTTTAACAAAAGAGAGGTTGTTTCCTATGAAAAACTCAGAGGACGGGCCTATGATCAGTTAGCTGATTCCGTTTTAAAGGAGCTAGATTTAAATAGCCTATTGAATCGAATAGAGACATGGGAGAAAAGATAG
- the cbiB gene encoding adenosylcobinamide-phosphate synthase CbiB has translation MILNHLLALTLAVIIDRLIGDPKWLPHPVVGMGKIISFFEKRLNKGSQRRVKGFMMMLILLIISGGVLFIIVYTAYSIHTMLGIMVEAWFISTTIAAKGLKQAALDVWQPLMKNDVIGARKYLSYIVGRDTTNLKEEEITRATIETVSENTSDGITAPLFYALIGGAPLAMIYRAVNTGDSMVGYKNERYCEFGYAAAKLDDLFNLIPSRLTGLMMIMFNRPALKRRRTECFNVLLRDAKKHPSPNSGWGEAAAATLMGIQLGGRNVYGGQVSERARMGDSLIKLLPEHILAANRLMIRTVFGFTILLWMIGGMWYVLT, from the coding sequence ATGATTTTAAATCATTTGTTGGCTCTAACTCTTGCAGTGATCATTGATCGTCTGATCGGCGACCCAAAATGGCTGCCGCACCCTGTCGTTGGGATGGGGAAAATCATCTCCTTCTTTGAAAAAAGATTGAACAAAGGAAGCCAACGTCGTGTTAAAGGGTTTATGATGATGCTTATTTTACTCATTATCAGCGGCGGTGTCCTCTTTATCATCGTTTATACTGCCTATTCCATTCATACCATGTTAGGAATTATGGTAGAGGCATGGTTTATTTCAACGACCATAGCTGCAAAAGGGTTAAAGCAAGCTGCGCTTGATGTATGGCAGCCTCTTATGAAAAATGACGTAATAGGAGCAAGGAAGTATTTGTCTTATATCGTAGGCCGTGATACTACGAATTTGAAGGAAGAAGAGATTACAAGAGCAACCATTGAAACGGTATCAGAAAATACGAGTGATGGGATTACTGCACCTTTATTTTATGCCCTGATTGGAGGTGCTCCCCTTGCTATGATTTACAGAGCCGTTAATACAGGCGATTCAATGGTAGGGTATAAAAATGAGAGATATTGTGAGTTTGGGTATGCAGCGGCGAAATTGGATGATCTTTTTAATTTGATTCCAAGCAGACTGACTGGATTAATGATGATTATGTTTAATCGTCCTGCGCTAAAACGCAGACGAACAGAGTGTTTCAATGTTCTCTTAAGAGATGCGAAGAAGCACCCGAGCCCAAATAGCGGATGGGGAGAAGCAGCAGCTGCGACACTAATGGGGATCCAGCTCGGCGGGAGAAATGTATATGGCGGACAAGTGTCAGAGCGAGCTAGAATGGGAGACTCATTAATTAAACTTCTTCCAGAACACATACTTGCTGCTAATCGCTTGATGATACGCACAGTGTTCGGATTCACAATTTTATTATGGATGATTGGGGGTATGTGGTATGTCCTTACCTGA
- a CDS encoding spore coat protein codes for MSSILDKINNKDLINDEVIATDLLVTAKAAVRSYAVAITETASPEIHKILKKQLDETIQLHHEVATYMIEQEMYHAYDVDEQVSHDLEKAKLALEMPTSK; via the coding sequence ATGTCTAGTATTCTTGATAAAATCAATAATAAAGATTTAATTAATGATGAGGTCATTGCAACAGATCTTCTAGTAACTGCAAAAGCAGCTGTAAGGAGCTATGCAGTAGCGATTACGGAAACAGCAAGCCCTGAGATCCATAAAATTTTAAAGAAACAACTAGATGAAACGATCCAATTACATCATGAGGTGGCTACCTATATGATTGAGCAGGAAATGTATCATGCTTATGATGTTGACGAGCAAGTCAGTCATGACCTAGAAAAAGCAAAACTTGCTCTTGAGATGCCAACTTCAAAATAA
- a CDS encoding heme ABC transporter ATP-binding protein → MLNITNLTLSYGEKCVIENVSFNVNKGEIFGIVGPNGSGKTTLLKAISGSQEPVQGKIILNERSLTTYHSKELAKLMAVLPQQSETAFTYSVSDVVALGRYPYQKGWLQGLTKEDHQVIEQALRQTGTEGFKDIPLQSLSGGERQRVLLARALAQEPDILLLDEPTNHLDISYQMSLLNSLKQWSRDRSLTVIAVLHDLNMASLYCDRVLLLDEGQTIALNEPRNVMKKESLTDVYKTALECGEHPAHPSPLITFVPETADQESLSPIDQLQIEQNAQWIKITSPYRWKALSSAVLGAGFSWHNTFVNRHVHKDYQCDDVISEFRHYLTEREVSGEDVMGMMTAAMLEDGVILRVNENGLNMLVMVTAGTSNAVDATRAFSHPQIESKVGTINTWVFVEGKMPESAYVQALMTVTEAKSKAMFDEGIKDEVTQTIATGTSTDSVMIAASQEGEEFPYAGTITPVGKLMAKLVYEATREAIVNNKKRRGI, encoded by the coding sequence TTGTTAAATATAACTAATTTAACATTAAGCTACGGCGAAAAATGCGTGATTGAAAATGTATCTTTCAACGTAAATAAAGGAGAGATTTTTGGGATAGTTGGTCCTAATGGCAGTGGTAAAACGACTCTTTTAAAAGCGATTAGCGGCAGTCAGGAGCCCGTGCAGGGGAAGATCATTTTAAATGAAAGATCTCTCACAACCTATCATTCAAAGGAATTAGCTAAACTAATGGCAGTCCTGCCTCAGCAATCTGAGACGGCCTTTACGTATTCTGTATCGGATGTGGTGGCGCTTGGGAGGTATCCCTATCAAAAAGGATGGCTGCAAGGTCTGACGAAAGAGGACCATCAAGTGATCGAGCAAGCTCTTCGTCAGACCGGAACGGAAGGATTTAAAGACATACCGCTTCAATCATTAAGCGGCGGGGAGCGCCAGCGTGTGCTTTTAGCGAGAGCCTTAGCTCAGGAACCAGATATCTTATTACTAGATGAGCCAACGAATCACCTTGATATATCCTATCAAATGAGCTTATTGAATTCGCTTAAGCAATGGTCTAGGGATCGCAGCTTAACGGTCATTGCCGTTCTCCATGATTTAAATATGGCAAGCTTATACTGTGATCGAGTCTTGTTACTAGATGAAGGTCAGACAATCGCATTAAACGAACCGAGAAATGTGATGAAAAAAGAGTCTCTGACTGATGTGTATAAAACAGCGCTTGAGTGCGGAGAACATCCGGCTCATCCTTCACCATTGATTACATTTGTTCCTGAAACAGCTGATCAAGAAAGTCTCTCACCTATCGATCAATTACAGATAGAACAGAATGCACAGTGGATAAAAATAACGAGTCCTTATAGATGGAAGGCGTTATCATCTGCTGTATTAGGGGCAGGGTTCAGCTGGCATAATACGTTTGTTAATCGTCATGTGCATAAAGATTATCAGTGTGATGATGTCATTTCCGAATTTAGACATTACCTTACTGAACGTGAAGTGAGCGGTGAAGATGTGATGGGCATGATGACCGCGGCAATGTTAGAAGATGGAGTTATATTACGTGTGAATGAAAATGGATTAAATATGTTAGTCATGGTGACAGCAGGTACCTCAAATGCCGTCGATGCGACAAGAGCTTTTTCTCACCCGCAGATTGAAAGTAAGGTAGGTACAATAAATACTTGGGTATTTGTGGAAGGGAAGATGCCTGAGTCTGCATACGTTCAAGCGTTAATGACGGTAACGGAAGCTAAAAGTAAAGCGATGTTTGATGAAGGGATTAAAGATGAAGTCACCCAAACGATTGCGACCGGAACGTCTACTGACAGTGTAATGATTGCAGCTAGTCAGGAAGGGGAGGAATTTCCATATGCCGGGACCATTACTCCAGTTGGAAAGTTAATGGCTAAATTGGTATATGAAGCTACAAGAGAGGCGATTGTTAATAACAAAAAGAGGCGGGGGATATGA
- a CDS encoding bifunctional adenosylcobinamide kinase/adenosylcobinamide-phosphate guanylyltransferase → MLTFITGGVRSGKSSYAERRAVDLFYKELYRVKLFNKEKGALYYLATGLAEDDEMKQRVEKHQLQRSKTSPHWRVIEQSTNVAEKLPLFKQTDVILIDCLTTLLTNELFNDWQDEPDKWKDAFYRKKIETKLKSFITHLARGEFTAVLVSNEVSHEHFFDELPLVYAKLLGTLHQHAVFESDEAVLVEAGIPIVKKGRE, encoded by the coding sequence ATGCTAACCTTTATAACAGGCGGAGTAAGAAGCGGAAAGAGTTCTTATGCGGAAAGACGTGCAGTAGATCTGTTCTATAAGGAGCTTTATCGAGTCAAACTGTTTAACAAAGAAAAGGGAGCATTGTATTATCTTGCAACCGGCCTGGCAGAGGATGATGAAATGAAGCAAAGAGTGGAAAAACATCAGCTTCAGCGGAGTAAAACATCCCCGCACTGGAGGGTGATTGAACAGAGTACAAATGTTGCAGAGAAGCTGCCGTTATTTAAACAAACAGATGTTATTTTGATTGATTGTTTAACCACTTTACTGACTAACGAATTATTCAACGATTGGCAGGATGAACCGGATAAATGGAAGGATGCTTTCTACCGGAAAAAAATAGAAACCAAGCTAAAATCGTTTATCACTCATTTAGCTAGAGGAGAATTCACGGCTGTTCTAGTGTCCAATGAGGTAAGTCATGAGCATTTTTTTGATGAATTACCTCTCGTTTATGCAAAGCTCTTAGGCACCTTGCACCAGCATGCAGTGTTCGAGTCAGATGAAGCGGTTCTAGTAGAGGCTGGAATTCCAATTGTAAAGAAAGGCAGGGAGTGA
- a CDS encoding MATE family efflux transporter: MSFRLAIFLSMMIFPAWFMRIYTADREVIEAGASAMRILFLTFFVVGVQVVAGGLYQALGKPKPALILSLSRQILFLIPLVLILPRFFGVSGVWIAFPIADVLSFVLASALLYKDRDTILVKGRAEVESEEKVIGITN; the protein is encoded by the coding sequence TTGTCATTTCGTCTCGCCATCTTTTTATCGATGATGATTTTCCCTGCTTGGTTTATGAGAATCTATACAGCAGATCGGGAAGTCATTGAAGCTGGTGCTAGTGCGATGCGGATTTTATTCTTAACCTTCTTTGTTGTCGGTGTGCAAGTGGTCGCCGGAGGACTGTATCAGGCGCTCGGGAAACCAAAGCCAGCCTTGATCTTGTCGCTTTCTAGACAAATCTTATTCCTGATTCCGCTCGTATTAATACTGCCTCGTTTCTTTGGAGTCAGCGGGGTGTGGATTGCGTTTCCGATTGCTGATGTGCTGTCATTTGTGTTAGCGTCTGCGCTGTTATATAAGGATAGGGATACGATTTTAGTTAAGGGACGTGCTGAAGTTGAAAGCGAAGAAAAAGTTATTGGGATAACAAATTAA